In Rosa chinensis cultivar Old Blush chromosome 1, RchiOBHm-V2, whole genome shotgun sequence, a genomic segment contains:
- the LOC112191593 gene encoding uncharacterized protein LOC112191593, producing the protein MECKKTCKECKGEDGGEYCFECFFLEWVSLCLKVFAPLVKVLCLVDGDRKPSMGFVYGELLRAKEEIKMAFKDQEAHYRPILDIVDGKARDRLDSPLHLAGYLLNPYYTYANSSIENDNVVMDGFFTCVEVFFPDDIQTQSLVTNVELHKYLKKEGGFGRSLAKAGCAQNDDNYNPVLWWNIYGNLVPKLQSMAKRILALTTSSSGCERNWSTFEGIHTKKRNRLDTTRLNNLVYVQFNAKILNKKRRMKERNVDVLLACEATMAQGWIVDGGDEDVDSDLTSDVVGEGSGLGVDSSLEPRRSSRIQEIRELHEDDFVSDEEEEDEMTFEFDSDEEGVLEGYGEEEFED; encoded by the exons ATGGAATGcaagaaaacatgcaaagaGTGTAAAGGGGAAGACGGCGGTGAATATTGTTTTGAGTGCTTCTTTTTGGAATGGGTAAGTCTTTGCTTGAAGGTGTTTGCTCCTTTAGTCAAGGTGCTTTGCCTTGTTGATGGGGATAGAAAGCCATCAATGGGCTTTGTGTACGGAGAACTACTTAGAGCCAAAGAGGAGATTAAAATGGCATTCAAAGATCAAGAAGCTCACTATCGTCCAATCCTTGACATTGTTGATGGAAAAGCCCGTGATCGGCTTGATAGTCCATTGCATTTAGCGGGTTACCTCTTGAACCCTTACTACACATATGCCAATTCAAGCATTGAGAATGATAATGTAGTCATGGATGGGTTCTTCACTTGTGTTGAGGTATTCTTTCCCGATGACATTCAAACTCAAAGTTTGGTGACAAATGTAGAATTGCACAAGTATTTGAAGAAAGAGGGTGGATTTGGAAGAAGTTTGGCTAAGGCGGGATGCGCACAAAATGATGACAATTATAATCCGG ttttgtggtggaatattTATGGTAACCTTGTACCAAAATTGCAAAGTATGGCTAAAAGGATACTTGCATTGACCACAAGCTCATCCGGatgtgagagaaattggagcACTTTTGAGGGG aTCCATACAAAGAAAAGGAATAGACTAGATACAACGAGGTTAAACAATTTAGTCTATGTCCAATTCAATGCCAAGATTCTCAACAAGAAGAGAAGAATGAAAGAGAGGAATGTGGATGTATTACTAGCATGTGAAGCTACTATGGCCCAAGGATGGATTGTGGATGGTGGTGATGAAGATGTAGATTCCGATCTTACTAGTGATGTAGTTGGAGAGGGATCGGGATTGGGAGTGGATAGTAGCTTAGAGCCTAGGAGAAGTAGTAGAATTCAAGAAATTAGAGAACTTCATGAGGATGATTTTGTAtcggatgaagaggaagaagatgagatgacTTTTGAGTTTGACTCCGATGAGGAGGGAGTACTAGAGggatatggagaagaagaatttgaggattag